The Leptospira bouyouniensis genome has a segment encoding these proteins:
- a CDS encoding efflux RND transporter periplasmic adaptor subunit — protein MLITLKSLNQKAKILLLSGVVLIVVAVLFLVFSKSAKPAHKHPEKAEVFDDGLRIVFKPNSPGLEIVKSTVIGGGGEFVSLEAPARLIASTSPSVSNGSRIILFESAELNDLYVGYIHAKNKLHRSNKNLSRIKDMFVHRVATEKDLVESETDSGNDAAELAEFEGKLRAQGLNPSELSTAGSLKAWIITDVPESQISTLKKGKKVKVVFASFPDEEFIGTAEAIGDNVDPLTRTAKMRIIVVNDKYRLKPGMFGVVKFPEQTGGDSVVLPYTAIVTVEGKNYVFVEEKPLTFKRREVVLGISTKERVNIIEGLTPGEKVAIQGSILLKGLSFGF, from the coding sequence ATGTTAATTACCTTAAAATCATTAAACCAAAAAGCAAAAATCCTCCTTCTCTCTGGAGTTGTGTTGATCGTAGTGGCTGTTTTGTTTTTGGTATTTTCAAAAAGTGCAAAACCAGCTCACAAACATCCTGAAAAAGCAGAAGTATTCGATGATGGGTTAAGGATCGTATTCAAACCAAATAGCCCAGGACTTGAAATTGTAAAATCCACAGTGATTGGTGGCGGGGGAGAATTTGTAAGCTTAGAAGCTCCAGCAAGACTCATCGCATCGACTTCGCCATCCGTCAGCAATGGTTCAAGGATCATACTCTTTGAATCTGCAGAATTAAACGATCTATATGTAGGTTATATTCACGCAAAAAACAAACTACATCGATCAAATAAAAACTTAAGTCGTATCAAAGATATGTTCGTTCATCGTGTTGCTACCGAAAAAGATTTGGTGGAATCAGAAACAGATTCCGGTAATGATGCGGCAGAACTTGCTGAATTTGAAGGTAAACTTCGAGCACAAGGTTTAAACCCAAGTGAACTCAGTACAGCAGGAAGTTTAAAGGCATGGATTATCACAGACGTTCCTGAATCACAAATTTCAACTTTAAAGAAAGGAAAAAAAGTAAAGGTAGTTTTTGCTTCCTTCCCCGATGAAGAATTTATTGGAACTGCAGAAGCAATTGGTGATAACGTCGACCCTCTCACTAGAACAGCAAAAATGAGAATCATTGTTGTGAATGATAAATATCGTTTAAAACCAGGTATGTTTGGTGTTGTGAAATTTCCAGAACAGACTGGAGGAGATAGTGTCGTTTTACCTTATACAGCGATTGTCACTGTTGAAGGGAAAAATTATGTATTCGTGGAAGAAAAACCTTTAACTTTCAAAAGGCGAGAAGTCGTACTTGGAATCTCAACAAAAGAAAGAGTAAACATTATCGAAGGTCTCACTCCTGGTGAGAAAGTGGCAATCCAAGGATCGATCTTGTTAAAAGGATTAAGTTTTGGTTTTTAA
- a CDS encoding efflux RND transporter permease subunit, translating to MIKDFIETALKNRITTIIAAIVAVLFGIWAWIDIRKEAYSDIADTQVRLIAKFPGKAAVEVEERVTLPIERVLNAIPKVAVRRSRTINGLVVFQFVFEDGTDDYFARMRLMERVADADIPEDVHPALGPMSSPVGEIYRYVLESSENHTPMELRTIQDWIVMPKMLQIPGIADVVTFGGLPKQYHVVTSPDKLIRYKLTIGDVIKAIQENNLNTGGNLLLQGEQGFPIRSLGAIRDPKHIENIVVKTVNGVPVFIRDLGSVEISHPIPSGVLGYTVQNDEEGLIDVDSSVQGLVAMRRWGDPNEMGERIREKVKEINENYLPKGVQLRNTYDRTDLVNYTLRTIGKTLVEGVVVVSLVLIFFIGSVRASLVVVATIPFAMLFAFLLMNMTGIPASLLSLGAIDFGIIVDGAVIMVENIMRRYRDATPEEKAHGILAFTRDAASEVGTEILFSILIIILAYLPIFSFERIEGRLFKPMAFTISFAILGALIFAMAVIPVIMSIIYKHYFESANPGPIEWHNPFYDWIEVRYKRLIEFIVDRSKKAVRYTFSVVTIFLAIGMFSLGTEFLPEMDEGGFNIRIFFPVGISLPEARKFMPKIRQTVYKNEQVSVVISQLGRNDDGTDPLPPNRLEVLIGLKDYSKWKEKITKQELLLRMKNDLEATLPGARISFSQPIMDNLSEAIMGTIADLAVFVSGNDLKIMRGIGNEVLKEIKEMKGASEFGIEQEAESPQLTISINREAAARFGINVIDIQQMIEAAIGMQRISTLYEGPSDIPPKTPARFGIVVRFSKDYRASKQAIENMPIISPKGERIPLSQLADIEVIDGPTMIFRQEGRRVVTVRTNIRGRDQGGFVSELQKRVKKKIKLPDGYEIRFGGQYENLSRVGKKLAIVIPITVLIIFGVLYMLYRNLKYVYVALACIPLSLLGGIYALLLRGYYFNVSGGVGFISLFGIATMAGVLFVSRTNHLLIEEPDISTKAAVKKAAVIQLRPMLMTMLLALLGLIPATLGTGVGSDVQRPLATVIVGGLFSAMCLVLTILPSLYLVVVGERKPSAKELEEMSHKKHIPFLDFVNELSEEPLEEEEDNDEPTSKKKKKPVKKRKKN from the coding sequence ATGATTAAAGATTTTATCGAAACCGCTCTTAAAAACAGAATTACAACAATCATTGCCGCTATCGTTGCCGTATTATTCGGAATATGGGCATGGATTGACATTCGTAAAGAAGCATATTCAGACATTGCCGATACACAAGTTCGGCTTATTGCCAAATTCCCTGGAAAGGCGGCAGTAGAAGTTGAAGAAAGAGTCACACTTCCCATTGAACGCGTATTAAATGCGATTCCAAAAGTTGCCGTTAGAAGATCGAGAACCATCAATGGATTAGTTGTATTTCAATTTGTTTTTGAAGACGGAACAGATGACTATTTTGCACGTATGCGACTGATGGAACGTGTAGCAGATGCTGATATACCCGAAGACGTTCATCCTGCACTTGGCCCGATGAGTTCACCAGTTGGCGAGATTTATCGATATGTATTGGAATCATCAGAAAATCATACCCCTATGGAATTACGAACCATTCAAGATTGGATTGTGATGCCAAAGATGTTACAGATTCCAGGGATTGCTGATGTTGTTACCTTTGGTGGTCTTCCAAAACAATACCACGTTGTGACTTCACCAGATAAACTCATTCGTTACAAATTAACGATTGGTGATGTCATTAAAGCAATTCAAGAGAACAATTTAAATACTGGTGGAAATTTACTCTTACAAGGGGAACAAGGATTTCCGATTCGATCACTTGGTGCCATCAGAGATCCAAAACACATCGAAAATATTGTAGTAAAAACAGTGAATGGAGTTCCAGTTTTCATTCGCGACTTAGGTTCCGTTGAAATTTCACATCCGATTCCAAGTGGGGTTTTGGGGTATACGGTCCAAAACGATGAAGAAGGATTAATTGATGTCGACTCATCTGTCCAAGGTTTGGTGGCGATGAGACGATGGGGTGATCCAAATGAGATGGGAGAAAGAATTCGTGAGAAAGTAAAAGAAATCAACGAAAACTATCTTCCAAAAGGTGTTCAACTACGAAATACATATGATCGTACAGATCTAGTCAATTATACCTTAAGAACCATCGGGAAAACTTTGGTGGAAGGTGTCGTTGTTGTAAGTTTAGTTTTAATCTTTTTTATTGGAAGTGTTAGAGCATCACTTGTCGTCGTTGCAACCATCCCTTTTGCCATGTTATTTGCCTTTTTACTCATGAACATGACAGGGATACCGGCGAGTTTACTGTCGCTAGGAGCGATAGACTTTGGTATCATTGTTGATGGTGCAGTCATTATGGTTGAAAATATCATGAGACGATACCGGGATGCAACTCCAGAAGAAAAAGCACACGGAATTCTCGCGTTCACAAGAGATGCTGCATCTGAGGTGGGAACAGAAATTTTGTTCTCAATTCTTATCATCATCTTAGCATACTTACCAATTTTTTCATTCGAAAGGATTGAAGGTCGATTGTTCAAACCAATGGCATTTACAATCTCCTTTGCCATATTAGGTGCACTTATTTTTGCAATGGCAGTGATCCCTGTCATCATGTCGATCATTTACAAACATTACTTTGAATCGGCAAATCCAGGACCAATTGAATGGCACAATCCATTTTATGATTGGATTGAAGTCAGATACAAACGACTGATTGAGTTCATCGTCGACAGGTCAAAAAAAGCAGTAAGGTATACCTTTAGTGTTGTGACAATCTTTCTAGCCATTGGAATGTTTTCTTTAGGAACTGAATTTCTCCCAGAAATGGATGAAGGTGGATTTAACATTCGTATCTTTTTTCCTGTAGGAATTTCATTGCCTGAAGCTAGAAAGTTTATGCCAAAGATTCGGCAGACTGTATACAAAAATGAACAAGTAAGCGTCGTTATTTCTCAATTAGGAAGAAATGATGATGGAACGGATCCACTTCCACCGAACCGATTAGAAGTTCTAATTGGCCTTAAAGATTATAGTAAGTGGAAGGAAAAAATCACCAAACAAGAACTGCTACTGCGGATGAAAAATGATTTGGAAGCAACGTTACCAGGTGCCCGTATTAGTTTTTCTCAACCAATTATGGACAATTTGTCCGAAGCAATTATGGGAACCATTGCTGACCTTGCTGTCTTTGTATCAGGTAACGATCTCAAAATCATGCGTGGCATTGGCAATGAGGTTCTAAAAGAAATCAAAGAGATGAAGGGTGCCAGCGAATTTGGGATCGAACAGGAAGCAGAAAGTCCTCAGCTTACGATTAGCATCAACCGTGAAGCTGCTGCACGTTTTGGTATCAATGTGATCGATATCCAACAAATGATCGAAGCTGCCATTGGAATGCAAAGGATTAGTACATTGTATGAAGGTCCTTCTGATATTCCGCCAAAAACTCCAGCGAGATTTGGAATTGTGGTTCGATTTTCGAAGGATTATCGTGCATCCAAACAGGCGATTGAAAATATGCCGATTATCTCCCCAAAAGGAGAAAGGATCCCATTATCTCAGTTAGCTGACATCGAGGTAATTGATGGGCCTACTATGATTTTTAGACAAGAAGGGAGACGGGTAGTTACAGTGCGAACGAATATCCGTGGTCGTGATCAGGGAGGATTTGTTTCTGAACTCCAAAAACGAGTGAAGAAGAAAATCAAACTTCCAGATGGATATGAAATTCGTTTTGGAGGACAATACGAAAACCTATCACGGGTTGGTAAAAAACTAGCAATTGTTATTCCAATCACCGTTCTGATCATCTTTGGTGTATTGTATATGTTGTACCGAAACCTAAAGTATGTTTATGTTGCACTTGCATGTATTCCACTCTCTTTGCTTGGTGGTATTTATGCGTTACTTCTCCGTGGATATTACTTTAACGTATCAGGTGGTGTTGGGTTTATTTCACTTTTTGGAATTGCAACTATGGCTGGAGTACTCTTTGTCTCTAGAACCAATCATTTACTCATTGAAGAACCAGATATATCAACAAAAGCAGCTGTCAAAAAAGCAGCAGTAATCCAATTACGACCAATGCTTATGACTATGTTACTAGCGTTACTTGGCTTAATTCCAGCTACTTTAGGAACAGGTGTTGGATCTGACGTTCAACGACCACTAGCAACTGTTATTGTTGGAGGATTGTTTTCTGCGATGTGCCTAGTATTAACTATTTTACCTTCTCTTTACTTAGTTGTAGTGGGTGAAAGAAAACCAAGCGCGAAAGAATTAGAGGAAATGAGTCATAAAAAACACATTCCTTTCCTTGATTTTGTCAATGAATTGAGCGAAGAACCTCTTGAAGAAGAGGAAGATAATGATGAACCAACTTCCAAAAAGAAGAAAAAACCTGTTAAAAAAAGGAAAAAGAACTAA
- a CDS encoding porin: protein MRYLTHVYLLVLIFSVSFFGTENLGAESSTNTNQQIEDKDSNQKKNNLSTNTNEVRDLNLVLPNSLKFGAFVDTYYSHNGNHPNSKERQYTTQAVRNDEFNINLGFVDAKWQEEKIRGRLAFQFGTSVNTNYAGEISRDVSSNQNSVKHIQEAYVGLKLTKNTWLDAGIYFGHIGHESWISSDNWNYTRAMALDYVPYYSSGVRITTKFTEKFQFQFHVMNGWQNITDQNKDKSLGTQFKYFLFPNFTITANQFVGNEAPDFERKQTRLYNNTILEWKALDWLSFALSGDVGAQKTNESLSYEPWWKEINPRLPIYISRESKVFNQWYHGTFWVSFRYEDLFRLSFRLERFYDPKQVLVQTYTRNGFLTNGYTVTFDLLQWSPGLLRFEAIQRESMDSVFETDQNKRTRVERLFVVAATVRI from the coding sequence ATGAGATATCTAACTCATGTCTATTTATTAGTTTTGATTTTTTCTGTTTCTTTTTTTGGAACAGAAAATTTAGGAGCAGAATCTTCAACAAATACTAACCAACAAATAGAAGATAAAGATTCCAATCAGAAAAAAAACAATCTCTCAACTAATACCAATGAGGTGAGAGATTTAAATTTAGTTTTACCAAATAGTTTAAAGTTTGGTGCTTTCGTTGACACATATTATTCTCATAATGGGAATCACCCCAATTCTAAAGAAAGACAATATACTACACAAGCTGTTCGAAATGATGAATTTAATATAAATTTAGGATTTGTTGATGCGAAATGGCAAGAAGAAAAAATACGAGGGCGTTTAGCTTTTCAGTTTGGAACATCTGTGAATACTAATTATGCAGGTGAGATCAGTCGCGATGTTAGTTCTAATCAAAATTCAGTAAAACACATCCAGGAAGCATATGTTGGTTTGAAGTTAACCAAGAACACTTGGTTAGATGCTGGTATTTATTTTGGGCACATTGGGCATGAGTCTTGGATCTCTTCAGATAATTGGAATTATACGAGAGCTATGGCTCTTGACTACGTACCTTATTATTCGTCTGGAGTCAGAATCACAACAAAATTCACAGAAAAATTTCAATTTCAGTTTCATGTCATGAATGGTTGGCAAAATATCACTGATCAAAATAAAGATAAATCGCTCGGGACTCAGTTTAAATATTTCCTTTTTCCCAATTTTACTATTACGGCGAATCAATTTGTTGGAAATGAAGCACCTGATTTTGAAAGGAAACAAACTCGATTATATAACAATACAATTTTGGAATGGAAAGCATTAGATTGGTTATCCTTTGCTCTTTCTGGCGATGTGGGAGCACAAAAAACAAACGAATCTTTATCATATGAACCTTGGTGGAAGGAAATTAATCCTAGATTGCCAATCTATATTAGTCGGGAATCAAAAGTATTTAACCAATGGTATCATGGAACTTTTTGGGTGAGTTTTCGTTATGAAGATCTTTTTCGTTTGAGTTTTAGACTCGAACGATTTTATGATCCAAAACAAGTATTAGTACAAACTTATACTCGGAATGGTTTTCTAACAAACGGTTATACGGTAACATTCGATTTACTCCAATGGTCACCTGGTCTTTTACGATTTGAAGCGATCCAGAGGGAGTCGATGGATTCTGTATTTGAAACAGATCAAAATAAACGGACAAGAGTGGAGCGATTGTTTGTTGTGGCAGCTACGGTTCGAATCTAA
- a CDS encoding ferritin-like domain-containing protein, producing the protein MKIADYAKHLLLAPNLEDKLVPPPKHWEEDGETKSLRIEKPGRSLHLQFSDKKVKIPRLEHLNSESNRGLTLHHFANHELMAIELFAWALLAFPDAPKSIRNGWIKTIEEEQVHFRMYLNRMNDFGVQFGDIPLNYIFWKQLGQFQTLESFSAVMSLSFEGANLDYSQVYAKVFSFFNDHITSDIMVYIFEDEIKHVKRGVRAFEKSIPNEKNSWEHYLSLIHFPFTPRRAKGYLFFPETRYLAGLDANFVKQLADYEDEYTGRVNLESVKKFGLGSELMRKNRLDSHSIQP; encoded by the coding sequence ATGAAAATCGCCGATTACGCAAAACATTTGTTACTTGCTCCGAATCTGGAAGATAAATTAGTACCTCCACCAAAACATTGGGAAGAAGATGGTGAAACAAAATCCCTTCGAATTGAAAAACCAGGAAGGAGTTTACACCTTCAATTTTCTGATAAAAAAGTAAAAATTCCGAGGCTTGAACATTTAAATTCTGAATCCAATCGTGGACTCACACTCCATCACTTTGCCAATCATGAATTAATGGCAATTGAACTTTTTGCATGGGCCCTCTTAGCTTTTCCAGATGCTCCAAAATCCATTCGGAATGGTTGGATCAAAACCATCGAAGAAGAACAAGTTCATTTTAGGATGTATTTGAATCGAATGAACGATTTTGGAGTACAATTTGGAGATATACCACTCAATTATATTTTTTGGAAACAATTGGGTCAGTTTCAAACCTTAGAGTCATTTTCAGCAGTTATGTCATTATCATTTGAAGGAGCAAATTTAGATTATTCACAAGTTTATGCAAAAGTTTTTTCCTTTTTTAATGACCATATCACTTCTGATATCATGGTTTATATTTTTGAAGATGAAATTAAACATGTGAAAAGGGGAGTTCGCGCTTTTGAGAAATCAATTCCAAATGAAAAAAATTCATGGGAACATTATCTTTCACTGATTCATTTTCCTTTCACGCCCAGAAGGGCGAAGGGATATTTATTTTTTCCAGAAACTAGATATTTAGCAGGTTTGGATGCAAACTTTGTGAAACAATTAGCCGATTATGAGGACGAATACACTGGCCGTGTGAATTTGGAATCGGTCAAAAAATTTGGTTTAGGATCAGAATTAATGCGTAAAAACAGACTTGATTCCCATTCGATCCAACCATAG
- a CDS encoding MGMT family protein — MNSSISKSPNFYESVYAVVKKIPKGKVTTYGHIALLLGNPRAARAVGYALNSLKKDRESKIPWQRVINRQGRISFKGDLFRANLQKKILETEGVFFDLDKDQLDFGKYGWFP, encoded by the coding sequence ATGAACTCTTCTATTTCGAAAAGTCCGAATTTTTATGAATCAGTCTATGCAGTGGTAAAAAAAATCCCAAAGGGAAAAGTAACTACATATGGTCATATTGCATTGTTACTGGGGAATCCTAGAGCTGCACGTGCAGTTGGGTATGCTCTCAATTCATTAAAAAAAGACAGAGAATCAAAAATTCCGTGGCAACGAGTTATCAATCGGCAAGGAAGAATATCATTCAAAGGTGATTTGTTTCGTGCTAATTTGCAAAAAAAAATCCTAGAAACTGAAGGTGTTTTCTTTGATTTAGACAAAGATCAATTAGATTTTGGCAAGTACGGATGGTTTCCTTAA
- the thiD gene encoding bifunctional hydroxymethylpyrimidine kinase/phosphomethylpyrimidine kinase, whose protein sequence is MKKEFPVTLTIAGSDSGGGAGVQADLKTFSSLATFGTTVFTCLTAQNPDGVSGIYEISPDFVSAQLQAVSSYFPIKAAKTGMLYSKDIIKSVASFFYENPDIQLVLDPVMVATSGAKLLKDDAIQSLVEDLIPLSKLITPNLDEASLLLGEPINQYDQLVPMAKKLFEKFKVPVLLKGGHLPNATNAIDVLFDGKSTYEYSKAYLKEKHTHGTGCTYSAAITAMIAHGKNLSEAIGSAKEYLHLTIEDDILTGPIHHLNHFPEPIN, encoded by the coding sequence ATGAAAAAAGAATTTCCAGTCACATTAACAATAGCAGGTTCTGATTCTGGTGGTGGAGCTGGTGTCCAAGCAGATCTCAAAACTTTTTCATCGCTTGCTACTTTTGGGACGACTGTGTTTACATGCCTTACCGCACAAAATCCAGATGGTGTCTCTGGAATTTATGAAATTTCCCCTGATTTTGTTTCCGCACAACTCCAAGCAGTATCCAGTTATTTTCCGATCAAAGCTGCTAAAACTGGAATGTTATATTCGAAAGACATCATCAAGTCAGTGGCTTCATTTTTTTATGAAAATCCAGACATACAGCTGGTCCTCGATCCGGTTATGGTTGCTACCAGTGGTGCCAAACTTTTAAAAGACGATGCGATCCAATCCCTTGTTGAAGACCTAATCCCTCTTTCAAAATTAATCACACCTAACTTAGATGAGGCGTCACTGCTTCTTGGTGAACCAATCAATCAGTATGACCAATTGGTTCCTATGGCAAAAAAACTTTTTGAAAAATTCAAAGTTCCTGTTTTATTAAAAGGTGGGCATTTACCCAATGCCACAAACGCTATCGATGTTTTGTTTGATGGAAAATCAACTTATGAATATTCAAAAGCATATCTAAAAGAGAAACATACACATGGCACAGGTTGTACGTATTCTGCAGCTATAACAGCAATGATTGCTCATGGCAAAAATCTTTCTGAAGCAATTGGATCAGCAAAAGAATATTTACATTTAACCATCGAAGATGATATCCTAACGGGTCCAATCCACCATTTAAACCATTTCCCAGAACCTATCAATTAA
- a CDS encoding sigma-54-dependent Fis family transcriptional regulator, whose amino-acid sequence MNSTQDPDGLLELILDRCIQICAVESGSLMLIDEKQSVLDAVTSRGMNQQLLRETKLKIGQGITGMAASTGKAKLVNDVSKDPDYIQVKEEIKSELVAPMIVEDDIIGVISLDSNRLNAFTPEMLEIVSVLANQAGQIFKNLQTIRSLEQRTKIQATLIEISKVVSSTLDQNEVFDSIMVTMEKSLRLEKGSIVLFNKEEALLRIVAASGLSPEEIEKGTYQPGEGITGKVYESGEPIIIESVASHPDFLNRVGYLSHFKHDPNNVSLLCAPILSEQTTLGVVNAFIVQNKHTDLKSFLDFLQVVASIISQSIKIQNLVEEAKKEISRENIQLKRELKNKYKFGSLIGKAASMEKMFEKIQLVADSRASVLITGESGTGKEMIANAIHYNSSRSENPFIKINCAAIPENLLESELFGHKKGSFTGAVTDKKGKFELADTGTIFLDEIGEMDLNLQSKLLRVLQEREIEAIGSTKAKKVDVRIIAATNAELEQLVAEKKFRADLFYRLNVVKINTPPLRDRVEDIPLLMNHFLEKYTKDNNKSIKGISREASRLLLKYRWPGNVRELENVIERAVVLAQDEILSEEDFSDILSNMEELPENTVEISHSNQVESVSGSEPLDLGSGRLTSGQLDGLDGRAMEIVVSEVESRLIQYAMKKFRYTKTRVAKFLGINRNTLDKKIKELNIEY is encoded by the coding sequence ATGAATTCCACCCAGGACCCAGATGGTCTTCTCGAATTGATTCTAGATCGTTGTATCCAGATTTGTGCGGTTGAATCGGGTTCCCTCATGCTCATTGATGAAAAACAAAGTGTCCTGGATGCTGTCACTTCTCGCGGGATGAACCAACAGTTACTGCGTGAAACCAAACTCAAAATTGGACAAGGGATCACAGGGATGGCAGCTTCAACAGGGAAAGCGAAGTTGGTCAACGATGTTTCAAAAGACCCTGATTATATCCAAGTTAAAGAAGAGATCAAATCAGAGTTAGTTGCTCCTATGATTGTGGAAGATGATATCATTGGAGTCATATCCCTTGACTCAAATCGATTGAACGCTTTTACACCTGAAATGTTGGAAATTGTGAGTGTACTGGCAAACCAAGCTGGTCAAATATTTAAAAATTTACAAACGATTCGTTCATTAGAACAACGAACCAAAATCCAAGCAACATTAATTGAAATTTCGAAAGTTGTGAGTTCTACCTTGGATCAAAATGAAGTTTTTGATTCTATCATGGTGACGATGGAAAAATCACTTCGTTTAGAAAAAGGAAGTATCGTATTATTCAATAAAGAAGAAGCATTATTGAGAATTGTGGCGGCTTCTGGTTTATCACCAGAAGAAATTGAAAAAGGAACTTACCAACCTGGTGAAGGGATTACTGGAAAAGTATATGAATCAGGTGAACCAATCATTATTGAATCTGTTGCATCACATCCTGATTTTTTAAATCGAGTAGGATATTTGTCTCATTTTAAACACGATCCAAACAATGTAAGTTTATTGTGTGCACCAATTTTGAGTGAGCAAACAACTTTAGGTGTTGTGAATGCCTTTATTGTTCAAAATAAACATACAGACCTCAAATCCTTTTTAGATTTTTTACAAGTGGTTGCATCCATCATTTCTCAATCGATCAAAATTCAGAACTTGGTTGAAGAAGCCAAAAAAGAAATATCGCGTGAAAATATTCAATTGAAGAGAGAACTTAAAAATAAATATAAGTTTGGTTCACTCATTGGTAAAGCAGCGAGTATGGAAAAGATGTTTGAAAAAATTCAGTTGGTTGCTGATTCGAGAGCATCTGTTTTAATTACCGGAGAATCAGGAACTGGAAAGGAAATGATAGCCAATGCAATTCATTACAATAGTTCACGTTCGGAAAATCCTTTTATCAAAATCAATTGTGCTGCAATACCTGAAAACCTATTGGAGAGTGAGTTGTTCGGTCACAAAAAAGGTTCTTTCACCGGAGCAGTCACAGATAAAAAAGGAAAGTTTGAATTGGCAGACACAGGAACTATCTTTTTAGACGAAATTGGTGAGATGGATTTGAATTTACAATCCAAGTTACTTCGTGTATTACAAGAACGTGAAATTGAAGCGATAGGATCGACTAAAGCAAAAAAAGTCGATGTTAGGATAATAGCTGCTACCAATGCCGAATTAGAACAGTTAGTTGCAGAAAAGAAATTTAGGGCAGATTTGTTTTACCGTTTGAATGTTGTAAAAATTAATACTCCTCCACTTCGAGATCGAGTTGAGGACATTCCACTCCTCATGAATCACTTTTTGGAAAAGTATACAAAAGATAATAATAAATCCATCAAAGGAATTTCAAGAGAAGCTTCTCGGTTACTTTTAAAATATAGATGGCCAGGCAATGTTCGAGAATTGGAAAACGTCATTGAACGTGCTGTGGTTCTTGCTCAAGATGAAATTTTAAGTGAAGAAGATTTTTCTGATATTCTGTCGAACATGGAAGAATTACCAGAAAACACTGTGGAAATATCACATTCAAATCAAGTGGAATCAGTCTCTGGTAGCGAACCTTTGGACTTGGGTTCAGGTCGATTGACTTCAGGCCAACTAGATGGATTAGATGGAAGAGCGATGGAAATAGTTGTGAGTGAAGTTGAATCTCGTCTTATCCAATATGCAATGAAAAAGTTCCGTTATACGAAAACGAGAGTTGCAAAATTTTTGGGTATCAATCGTAACACATTAGATAAAAAAATCAAAGAACTCAATATCGAATATTGA